Genomic window (Oryza sativa Japonica Group chromosome 3, ASM3414082v1):
TATCTTATTTATTGGAATGGTATGCTGAATAGCCCTCGTTTTGATGTTCTTGCTTACTGTATGTTCCCCTTGTTGCTATAATTTCAAATGCTTCTCATGATAATATATTTGAGACAGTTAGTTTTCAATTCATGTATAAATTGAGATCAGAAATTGAAAAGGTGGTGAGCAGGAAATAATTTTGTGCCTTCTAGTTTAGTCAAACGATTTATTTTCATTCTTCCCAGCTTCCATTAGCTTTGATGtggcaattttttttccataaatgGGTCATATTATCatttgtgacttattttttatatattgatGCTGAACGGTTTTCAAAGTTCATATTCTTATATCAAATTGCTTTGTCAATGATGATTCATCTCATGATCTCATGTTTCAAGGTACTATTGAATTTCTTTCAACAGGATTTGCCAGGGGTCATCACTGATGAAGAATTAGCTAGATATCTGCAGCTTAAAGAGCTAGATGAGAGGCCGTACAAGTTTCAAGCTGTATCTGCCTATGATGGGTGAGCACAGTAATCCTACTGTTTTGTTAACTTCATCTGAATATGTAATAATTGAAGAAAATTTTCACGTGTTGTCATGCATAATTTTGCACCTTTCCTCTGGTTGAATAACTATTGTGAGTTATATGCTCATGTTCAAGCTTTACTTTGTTGCTGTACACAATGATTACCCTTTGGCCTGGTTATTGTCCATTAGGCATATACGGTTTTTGATACTTTTACTTTGATCTGACGTTGTTATTTGTCTTAGGAGGGGGATCAAATCTGGCATAGATTGGGTGGTGGAACAGATGGAAAGAAGTAAACGCACTGAAGTTCTGAGGGCGCGAGCAGGCTTTACTGGGCAGATTTAGAATGTTGACCCGCAGTTTTCAACAAAGATTTcgagggaaaaaaaattcaaggcATTTGATTGAAAGGGCTTCTGTTACTTATGACAATATGCAGCTTGGCGGATTTCAGCGACTACATGGTTCATCCTTCCAGATGGCACACCAACAAAATTGTTTGCCCTTGTGCGTTGGTGAGTGAGGTGATTCGTTTGGTTTATGAGCATGGTATTCTGCTCTGTATCTAAAGATCCCCTTAGGAGTCGTTCATATGATTGCTTTTTTTGATACATGGAAAGTGTCCGTATAGAGGAACCAGAGATCGTGCAACCTCTGTAATGTTCTTTGtgaatgggaaaaaaaaaaggtaaaggaATCCATTGTAATTGGAGTTCCATAGCATGATCTGTGGACTTGAGCTTCTGATTATAGTTCAGGAGCTAGAAGCTTAGAATTACAACTGAATGTAGCTGAATGTAGCATTGACAGGTTGCTCAACTTCAATATTGCCTCGCAGCGCTAAAGACAATGGATAATCATCTAAACCCACGGCGACTGTATAGTATAGCCCGTATCAATGCCATATCTGAAGTACCATCGGAGAACCGGTGCTTAATGCTTGAATATGAAATCAAGACAAGCTGCATAGGAAGTGATGCAATACACAATTGGACAAACTGGGTTGTGTGCTTGATGCTACTCTATAATTTATGATCGTGTCCTTTACAAAACGATGAAATTTGGTGGATAAATTTTGCCACTGATTTTTCACTCAAACCCGGTTGCCACTCGTCATATGACATGCGAATCCAAGGTCCATGAATCGTACTCGATTGCATCGGTGCAGTCACTATTGGCAGCATTCAGACTCATGCCCCCACTTCAAAAACATGAAAAATCCTGCCAGCATTTAGGCACACGGGAACACGAGAATCTTTCCAGAGTAATCCAGGAAATGAGATGTCTCATGCAACACTAGGAATAtaccagctccctccctctcacaAAAAGGGCAGAATACCACGTTGTCAGCAAAGAGAATTCGAGAACACTACAACTCACCATACAGCAAAGACTCGACAACACCACAACTCTTTACTCACCATAAAACATGAATTAGTACCTACCATAGAGCATGAATCAATACTTACCCACCATAGAACATGAATTAATGAATCCAGCAATGGTTCCAAGCAAAAGACCAAACGGCCGGAGAAGCCAGTCGGACTGCGCTCAGACAATCTGTGATCCATCATTGGCAGCCGATATGCTCACCTGCAATTTTCAAGCTTAAATACACATTCACATGAGCACAACTATAATAACCACAGAAACATTGGAAATGCTAGCATAGCAAACATGGGCACCATAGCAACTACAGTGAGAATCTCTTGGCAAATGGCGGTGCTTTACATGCTGTCCATATTTCTCTTGCTGGCTGGGGAGAGGAAATTTCTTAATGTCctcattaaaattaaaaaaaaaatgttgacagGCTACTGATCCCTCTAAAGCTGAGGCACCTCAGTTCCAGCAAGTGGTTGGGATAACACATcgttcctttttatttttttgcctgAAAGAATTATGCAACACTTATTCCAATTTCAAAATGATCCGCTTGGGAAATGAGTAAAAATATTACATGTAATCTGAGAGCCCCTTTGACCACAAAAGGAACTCTACAGATGTAAAATGCACAAGTAACTAAGATCACATTAACAAAAACTTTGCTACTTTTGATGCATGACAATAGATAGCtgcgggaaaaaaaaatcagatggaGCAACTTTTGTAACAGAAGATGCGTTCTAAAAAAATAACCAATAAATGCATACTTTCAACATCAACTTTATAATAGTCATGCTTGCAATAGAACAGAAATACAACAAAGAAGTTTACTCAACCAAAACACAATACGAACCCAACCCAATTCTACCATTCCTCATCATGACTATGCACCAGACTCGACTCTCAGAGCAATCTATATGCTACACAAGAAGAAGCATATATCACATCAACCTAAACCTAACTGCAATTCCATTTTTCGGAGTTTTCATTTATTTAGTGATAAATACTGATATCAAAATAACTATGGGCTTTCTGATAGTCAGCCAAATCAAGCAAGAGAGAAATCCTCAGGCATTTGCTATCCTAAATAACTATGCCAATGATTTCAAATCCATCATCCATGTAATCCCCAAAAATCTGCGACAAAGATATCTAAAATGTTTGTTTAAGAAAATAGTTAGTCAAGTAAACTACAAAAGCATTTCAAAATATCACACAGATTGGTCAGAAATGATGGTAACATAAATGATATTTGGTTGCCTACTGCTTTGATATAGAATGTCATTTATTAAATATTTGTTCCCACTAATAAATTTCACCTATGAATCTGCATTCTATTAGTACAAACTTCAAATGTGAGCGACATATTTGACTGCTGAATCCAGAATGATGAATAAAACAAAGGTAGATTGGTATATGATGTATGTAGCTGTGACCTATCAGTTTATCACCATGTTATGTATAGCGGGATGGTTCAACAAACTAGGTCAATAGCCCCATAGTctttgaagagaaaaaaaattcaaacccAAATCATACAAGTACAAATGATTGAAACATCATCTATTTGCTAAAGAAGACCATTTTGAGGTCTGTAATGTACCAGATGCAGACCATTATTAGGCCAATCATGTACTAGGATACTAGACTTCTTGTAAGTTAGTTCTCTTTCAACATATTGATAACCACAATTTCTGCAATATTCTTCTGTGAGGTATAATACCAAATTATCAGCTCTAAAGGAAGACCACACACAAATTACTTGAATGGATAGCAACGACAGGAATTCATGGTTCATGGTGAACAAGAATCAATAGCTATCGAATAGAGATTCTTAATTAACACTGGATCATAAGCAGGCATACCAAAAACCGTTACAGCATTAACTTCACAATAGAATATTGAATTAAAACCAAGTCAATCTTATCAAATAGCTAAATGCATGGCTGTAACAAAAGAAGCTTTGTATATTCAGAAAGACAGACAGCTCACAGCTTCACTTACTTTCTCTCAGTGACTTGTCTCGCCATTGCCCTAGAAGAAACCGAAGTGATCGCCCATCCATGAATCACTAAATTCATCCTGAGAGAACTCCACAAGTTTGTTTGCTTAAGACAGAATACATATCCCAGCTAATTTGGAGATACCACAAACTCACATATAGGACTTCTATGGGACTCCACCGCCAGCTAAGTAACTAGAAACACAAGGTAAACTACTACTACAACAAGAGATAATGCCACAAGAACAATAACGACAACAAGAGCGGTAAGGGTCGGTCCCTGAAACATCTGTTTTGACCCAGCTAAACATACAGCATTTCTCCAGCACAACAAATGCCATAGCCCATTACAGCATCCGCCCAAGATTGTCAACCCTCAAGAAGGGCAAGTTCTGCAAATTCCCTAAAATATCTTCCGATGGATCGACATCCAGATGGAAGGTGCCCATGTCCACAACCCCACCGCTGACATTCCCCCTTGCGTGAACATGTCCCCTGGTAGCACCATCTGTAGACTGTGCCTCTTCATTGATGTTAATCCCCCTCACCTCCTCTGCCTGTCCATCACCACCCTCCTCACCCTCACCCCATCCATCCTGCCCATCCATCGGCTCAATGCCGCTCTCCACGCCGCCGAATGATCGCCTCTTGAGCCCGGCACCGACCTTCTTGCGAGCGGTCGTCTTCTTCACCCTACCTCTGGATGACCCGCCCCGCGCGCTCCCATTCTGCGGCTGCCGACCAGCGCTGCCTCCACCACGGCCACCATAGCCCCCCCTACCACCCGAGCCGGCGCCACCAGCGGGCGCATTGTTCCAGGGGAACATCTTGTAGAATGGCTTCCAGTTGCCATTGAGGTCGGCGGAGGTGGGGTAGCCGAGGGGGAAGAACCCCCAGGCGCAGTGGTACATCTCGGTGCCCGGCACGATGGTGGGCGGGGTGGAGATCTCAATAGCCACGAACCCCTTGCGGCAAGACTCGTTGGGGCACTTGAGCGCGCGCCCCACGAGCTCGCGCTGGTACTGGTGGACGTAGGAGCAGAACGGGCAAGCCGTCCAGAACTCGggggattcggcggcggcgggcgcggctgggTGGGACGCGGCGCCTGGATGGGCGtgggggacggcgacggcgacgggcggcggggggcggcggtTGGGATCGGAGAGGATGGCGTAGGCGTCGTGGACGAGGCTGAGGGCGACGTCGGCGCCCGGGTGCGGGTTGGTGTCCTGCctgaggaggagggcgaggcggcggtaggcgcgggagacggcggcgtggtCGGCCGGGTTGGTGGACGGGGGGAGCTGGAGGACGGCGAGCGGGTCGGCCTGGCCCGAGGGGAGGACCGACtgggaggcgaggaggacgtcggtgacggcgaggagctcgtcggcgccggggaggagcgggtccgcctccaccgcgcgcTCCGCGAACCGCTTGCACCCGACGAGGTCCCGCGCCGCGAGGAGCTTCCCGGCGATCTCCAGCCACCGCTCCGCCTGCACCCTCCCcgacgcgacgccgccgccgccgctgccgccggagaAGTCCATGGTAgggtaggggaggggaggaaatGGGGGAAATGGTTTTGGTTTTCTGCGGCTGCGTGTGTGTGGGCGTGGGGACGCTTTTGTTGTGGGAGGGGACGGAGGAAAGCGTGATACACTCAGTGATTTCTTTCGTGGTTATTACCAATATTGATCCGAGTAATTAACTGTttttcatattttaatgtacGACGCTGATGACTgttttaacgtttgaccattcgtcttattcaaaaaatttatataattaaatttattttattgtgacttgattcatcatcaaatgttctttaagcatgacataaatattttcatattcgcataaaattttttgaataaaacgaataaacgttggtcgaaaagtcaacggcgtcatacataaaaaaccaacctataCAACGATGGGACAAtacatagtacaacgaatctaccctttttatgggacggagggagtactgtacaagaaaaaaaatatttaatttctgCCTAAATAATAAATATCTGAGTATTTGTTTAGGCAACAATTAATATTATTGCTATATATGAGCAActacctctatcccataatatctAAAAAAATCCAATTAAGAAccctatgaatctagacatacattaTATCCAGATTTATTTTTAAGGTATTCTTGGGATAGAGAGTAATGCCAATAGTCTACATGTACTCTCTAAGCAATTAATCCGAGTATATCTTAGAGCATTATCTTTTCAGTTAAGTAGTGGATCTGTACACAcataatagtagttgactaaatctcagcAGGActcaccacataccatgtcctatacgggaACAACCTACGGATATAGGAgaagttccgcataaggaaaaacacccagagttctacatggaaacgacaaggactactcggattctATCCATATtgatttccctagttctacttggacaaggggacaccaatgggtataaatacaagatcccctaggaggagagggggacaACAAATCGACAACCACcacaatcaacacccaccacaatctacgggacaacatacaagccaacatacaccaagacaagacgccggatatcgacttcagggacaagcacggctagtcccctacggtgtctccggatactgtcaggagagacgaaagcgctatctctgatctcgccgggcacggattcgaggaggaagactaccctattGTCGattacgagtcagaccttcagaccgccatgtcgacaacagttagacaggctaccccacatattgtactggtgttattatggtgaataaagagcaacaccggcttcggccaacaggatgtagggttattatctgacaattcaggggcccgaacctgtataaaaatcactgtctccatctcttttacctcagtctcgcgtatatcctagcaccgacgatccccataccatgcaaataccagaattgcgacatcaaacgtcgccagtggcgcgccaggtaggggactttggtgcttcaggatttcgacgagatgggttcaagagatggattctctaacaacaagctactcgatgACTTTGTCTGTGAGGAGATCTAACCCGACCGAAGTACATCTTCCGACCagatcggaaccatcatcgtcatcgacaaCTTGGTCTATCGAGATCATCCAAGCCTCTAGATACGCGGCAtaccaaaagatgtcagatcatatgatgtcgaacgagtacgcaataaggtaattggtagattggtttttcaaattgatctactaatttcgtagatacatccggcatgtattTACAAAGGTACATAATATTTTATctgcaatttatcgtacctattcagatcatacagtattgtcagatctataatttattatgtttatctagagcatgttttttatacaatatctattgcgCGGATGTTTCTGACGTTAAACCAactacggtctaacgctgggggctcgctctgttatcttctgtataaatcatgcttgtttacggtttacataatgcctgatatttacatctgctcgttatatcctgataatactagaagatccatgcagtttttgagtacatattcgatattctctgctatatgttctgccttctagaaaatatttttcaggaacaattgagcactcgagtaggttgtggtcgagtacaccccACTATTGAGAACATTCTCGACAAATGCGGAGTCGTCGCACCCAACTTACCAACGAAGatcgacgacctatctcatagcaccggccatggttggactactcgagaaaaggttgttaacggataattcctcgcaaACGCCGTCGgtttgatcacccgacatgattgcgagcggacatccggatatgctataagttgggtatgtgagtcatgctggccacatgatatgcacatgtaataaaccaactttagCGCCCCTATAGGTGATTAAGAGACTCCTACTcatggttctcgaaccagtaaagcGTAGTGATCTCTCTCGCCTAAAGTGGTCGAgctacgactactgcctggtcctcgaccagcgatgtagcgtttctcccaccacttccactttaagtggtcgagttacgactactgcctggtcctcgaccagcgatatAGCGTTTCTCCAACTACccttacttctagtggtcgagtttagactacaccaggtcctcgaccagcggtgtaacgattctcccactacttccactttaagtggtcgagtcacgactactgcctggtcctcgaccagcgatgtagcgtttctcccactacctcccactacttccactttaagtggtcgagtcacgactactgcctggtcctcgaccagcgatgtagcgtttctcccactacttccactttaagtggtcgagttatgactactgcctggtcctcgaccagcgatgtagcgtttctcccactacttccactttaagtggtcgagttacgactgaaagtgcatctaggcccctaatgattttggtgattaattacaatgcgattagagaggactaacatttttatttaagcaaatgtgaaggttgttatgtcctcaaTGAATTAGCATAATGCATATCCCGCCAAATACGTTGATGAGATGTGATGCGGCAAAGGACAAATGGTATATTGTAACTTCTCTTTTTGTTTGAGTCAATAGGAATGCcgcactattaagagggatgatgcattgacatatgaggagtgatcaaagtgctcaaaatcaatttttaaaagtgtTTCTTCTCAATTTGAGttgttctggaaattttcggagttttccgaaagtcattttcggactttccaAAAATGCACAAAACCAGTTTtcgcttctggaaattttcggatatgtccgaaagacattttcggactttccgaaaatgaATGTGATCGCAAATATGGTTCTGTTCATTTTCGGACTTTTCCGAAATTGATTTTCGGAGTTTCCGAAAAACTTCAGCAAAGGCAAAAGTCACTTCCGTGTATTTTCGGACTTATCCGAAAGTGATTTTCGGTCTTTTCCGAAAACATCCAGAACGATGTTTTGGTGCTGAAAAATTTCGGACTTATCCGAAAAAATTTCGGAATGTCCGAAAAATCTTTCGTTGACTTTGCTGTTGGTGCTGAGCTGGAATTTTCGGACATGTTCGAAAATTTTTCGGAATATCCGAAAATCTCAATTATTGTGCATAACGGGCAGAATTTGGGCTGtagctataaatagccccctcccctcacttgtgagggctgctggttCTATTCCAATCATTTGTGTCcttggcttgctctctctctagcacttttgagccttgctttcttgtttcccctctcacccgtgttcgatttggatttggtgtgtgtgtgagagtggtggattcgagtttgtgtgagtgcttgttgttgacttcgtgaagatttgtgagcacttgcatcatctccgggagttctttgcttcatttgttactcttggaggttgaggactcctaggcggctaggtgtcgctcccgagccaccgatctacttgtggttggccgggagaagtttgtgaaggtcggatctcacctctgaaagggaagagatacccttagtggaaggaggagtgcttagtgcaacctcttgaggaaagggttagctaagacccgACTCTTAGTGAgatcctcaacggagagtagaatcccctcaaggattcgaacttcgggaacaacctcgtgagcttcatctttggtgactttacttcctcc
Coding sequences:
- the LOC4333027 gene encoding uncharacterized protein, which gives rise to MDFSGGSGGGGVASGRVQAERWLEIAGKLLAARDLVGCKRFAERAVEADPLLPGADELLAVTDVLLASQSVLPSGQADPLAVLQLPPSTNPADHAAVSRAYRRLALLLRQDTNPHPGADVALSLVHDAYAILSDPNRRPPPPVAVAVPHAHPGAASHPAAPAAAESPEFWTACPFCSYVHQYQRELVGRALKCPNESCRKGFVAIEISTPPTIVPGTEMYHCAWGFFPLGYPTSADLNGNWKPFYKMFPWNNAPAGGAGSGGRGGYGGRGGGSAGRQPQNGSARGGSSRGRVKKTTARKKVGAGLKRRSFGGVESGIEPMDGQDGWGEGEEGGDGQAEEVRGININEEAQSTDGATRGHVHARGNVSGGVVDMGTFHLDVDPSEDILGNLQNLPFLRVDNLGRML